The DNA region CTGTCTTTATATCGTTTGGCTTGTTTAGATTTTAATATTTGTTTGATGATTTTTTGAGAAAATTTATGTAAATGACCATATCGAGAAATCATTCCATCATCGTGTTGGAGAAATAGCGCATAACCAATGCTAGTCCATCTTCTTTGAACTCGAGTGACTTTTCCTTTTGTTACGGCTATGATAGGAATTCCAATTCTTCCACCGGTAGAAAAATCTTGGCCCATATGAAAATGCCCTGTTCTAAATTCACCAAAGGCACCAGTGATGGAATCATATCCTTTCACAGGCCATAGATAAGGATTTTTTAAAACAAAACCTGGTGGGTAATCAGAGACAGATATTGCAGAGAGGGGATAAAGAGAGAGTATAAGTACTAATACGAAAGTGCGCAACATCTGATTTCACTATTATTTTCGGCGGTTATGGTGAAAAGACTTATAAGAATCGAGGGGGCTGTCCGCATTTTTCCCCTCGATGGATCAAAATTTTTATTTAAAAACGGGTCTGCGTTTTTCCTTAAGAGCTGTCATTGCTTCCAGTAGATTGTCAACAACACCCGGTTGTTCAAAGGATTTGATTGTATCCTTTTTATATTGTTCTAAATTAGCAAGGAGCGCACCGTTTAAAGTATTTTTTGTGGAACGATACGCAGCGGATGGAACCTTAGAAAGTGTTTCTAATTTTTTCAGAGAGATCTTTCTTATGTCTTCTGGTGTAGGCGCGATTTCATCGATAAGACCAATTTTTTTGGCTTCGGCTCCTTTGTAAGTTGATCCTTCCAAACAAACCTCTGCCCAATACCTTGGATCCACGCACATACGAATGCGATCGATAAAACTTCCAGGAAGTGGTAGGCCTACGTTTACTTCTGTAAAACCAATCCTTCCTTTTCCATCTAACATATATTTAAAATCGGATGCTACAGTGATGACGGCTCCACCACCCATCGCATGGCCAGTGACTTCGGTGATCAGTGGTTTATCAAACTTAACCAGTTCACCAAATAGGATCACAATCCCACCGACCTCATCGATGAGTTTGTCACGACTTGTGGAAAGTAAATTATCCGCATCAAGTCCATTACAAAAAAACTTCGGGTTGTCAGTGGTTAAGATCACACCTCGTTTGGAATTGTCGGCTTTGATTTCATTTAAGATCTCACCAAGATCTCTCATGTTTTGACCAGTCAGTGAGTTTTGTTCATTCATTTGAAAGCGAATGATTTCGCCTTTACCATTGGGGATGTCGATGACTTCGCGTTTGTAATTCATTGGTTACTTCTTTTGTTTTGTGATTTTAAAATTTATGATTCAGTTGGATTTTCACTCGAATCAGACTTAGGTGGTTCTGTAGATGTTTCAGAAAGGACTGGATCTTCGGATGTCACTGGAAGTGCCTGTTCACCTATTGGCATTTCAATTTTTACATCTCCTAAGGAAGAGGGTGCGGGTGATGCACCTTCTTTTCCACTATCTTTGGCAAACTTATCTTTTTTCTCTTTTTTTCGTAGTTCTTCTTTTTTCTGATCTTCCATTTTAACGTATTCATCGAATTCGTTGGGAGCCATAAAAACTAACATTTTTTCGTCATCTGATGCGTGTTCAATGAATGCACCCATATGGCGGCCTGCGATAAATACAACCTTTTCATGTCCCATAAAAAGTTTCATCAACCGTTCAAAAACTTCTACTTCTTCTTTGCCAAGTTCCGGGACTACGCGAACATCAAAACAAATTCGTTCTGTAAGAATGGATTTTAAAAAATTAGGAGTGAATATTTTTTTGAATTCCGGAAAAACATATCGTTTTAGATTGGCTCGGCATTGGAAGAAAACACGTCCATGGCCACGATCCACAACAATAAAGGACATATTGTCCCTAGTTTTTGATGATTCGCTAAATTTATATTCTTCAATATGGGAATGAATTCGATCAAGGAGTGGTTGTTTCACCAAAGGTTTGACCATATAGTCTGTAAAACCCAAAGCTTTATGATTAGCAATGAAATTGGTATCTTCTTTTGGAATCATTGCTAAAATGGGAATGTTGTGTGTGATCACGTCACGTCTTAGTTCCAAAACAAATTCTAATTCCTTTTTGTCTTTAAAAGTTAAACCCATTAGAATGATGTCTGGGTTAGAGGATTTTACATATTCTTGAACAGTTTGCGAAAATTTTGTTATGACAACTCGTTGGCGTAAACCAAGGAAGATATTTTCTAAATCCTGTGCAGAATGAGGATCGTTTTCTATCGCCATGATAAAATGCATAAAATTTTAAATTAAACCCGCCTCTGACGCAACTCGAAACAAATTCCCAACTTTCTTTTGTTTTTCTGACAAAATTTTATCTGTCAATACTTCTTTCACAACATCTTCATGAATGGAATGGAGAAGATCGAAATCTCTTTTATAATCTGATACGGTCATTTTTCCAAAAAGAATATTGGCTTGGAACTGATAGATTTGGTGTTCCATAAGGAATCGTAAAGTATCATAATCCTCAACAGCCTCTGCTGTGATCACAGCCTCTCTGTTGTCGGCAAGGCGTTTACAATAATCAATAAAAGCTAAGTTATCCAAAAATTTAATTTGGTCTTCTTCTATTTTGAATTTAAAACTGATAGGATCCAATTTAAATTCTTTAATCATAATTCCAAGATCCAAAACAATTTGATGGGATTGGCTTTTGACTCCAAAGTCGTCCGCTGCAAAACTCATTCCATGAGAATAAAAAGCATGGCATACATCTTTTAATGGAAATCGAGAATCATCATAGGGTTTTTCCACAAGTTCGAATCTTATGTTTTCAGGAATTAAATCTTTATTTTGAATGAGTCGTTGCAAACGATCCACTCGATCAATATGAGAAAAGGTATCAATCAAAGACTGAGGAGAAATATTGAACTTTAATAATCCTGGTGCGCCTTCACATGCAATGATTAACTTTTCTAAAATCAAAAGTTCAATTCGGTTGAGATCTTGGTCGGCTGGAATGTCATTGATTAAATCTTTGTAACCAATGTATGCCCCTCCACCGAGGAATACTTCACCACCTTTCACCGAATAAGTTTTATCTTTAGGATTAAATATGACTGTAGGTTGGATCATGGCTTCATGAACCGAACCAGATATATAGGTGTTGGCTTTATTGTAATAGGTCCAACTCCAACGAACGAGGTTGTCATTTAGATTTTTTTCGGAGGATTTATAAAGTTCGTTATAAATTTCATCACTATCGGAGATAAAATTGGATTGGGTTCGAGATACACCAAAATGAAAGGAAACAATTTTATTTTGTAAACATTGTTGTTGGAATTTACCCACCGAATTTTCGATATTGGGAAACTTTTCGATGTCCCACTCAAAAAGGGGAGAAATACCCATCAGTAGTATATCTTGTTTTTCTAAATAATGAAATCCAAAAGAAATGTCTTCTAAATCCAAACAGGAATAAAATTCAGTTCGGAGTAGATCCAAAAATTCGGTCAATTCAATGCCAGTAATGTTTTCAAATCGAATGAGGAAGAGAGGTTTCCCTTGGTTTTCTTGGATGAAATGTTTTTTGAACACATCCAAGTCCTTCATACCAAAATAATAGGGACCAGTGAATAGTTGATTTTTCAAATGTAGCCTTCGTATATGAATTGATTCTCTAACGACTTCTTGTAAATTTATGAGAATTCAAAAGAAAAGGCAACAAGGATAGTAACTTATGTTTAGTTTTATTTGGTTTTTACTGATCGGTCTTGCGGCAGGTTGGCTTGCCGGTCGTATTTTGCGTGGAAGGGGATTTGGACTCATTGCCAATTTGGTAATTGGTGTTGTAGGTTCGTTTTTGGGAGGGGTTGTATTTGGGCTTTTAGGTTTTCGTTCTTATGGCCTCATTGCAGAACTCATTGTGGCAGTGGTCGGTGCCATTTTACTTATCTTCATTGCAGGTCTGATCAAAAAAAGATAAATCCACTACGGGTAAAGATAGGGCGACATAAATCGTCCTATCTTTTTTCACCAATGGGAATTTTACCGAAACAATTTGAAATGAAACTCGTTTAATCGAGTTCCACTCCATCACCTAACTCAAAGTTGGAACTCACACCTTGGACATCATCATTGGCTTCCAGGTTTTCAATGAGTTTCATCACCTTCTCTGCGGTTTCTTTGTCGTTCACTTCCACGGTAGTCATAGGGATATATTTAATTTCCGATTCTTCCATACTGAGTCCCTTTGTGGAAAGGGCAGATTGGACTGCTTCGTATTCAGCAGGAGCTGTAATCACCGTATACATTCCATCGTTCACTTGGATGTCTTCGGCACCGGCCCCTAGCGCTAAATCAAATAATGCTTCTTCAGAAATTTGATCTGCTTTCAGAGTGATCTGTCCTTTGCGTTCAAAAAGGCGAGAGACTGCACCGGCGTTGGCGAGCGACCCACCAAGTTTGGTTAGAATGCTTTTAATTTCGGGAGTTGTACGTGATTTTTTATCAGTGAGGACATCCACCATAATGGCAACGCCACCCAGTGCGTAACATTCGTACAAACACTCTTCATACACCATACCTTCCAAACCGCCCGTTCCCTTTTTGATGGCCCGTTCGATATTGTCTTTTGGCATGTTGGCAGCTTTTGCTTTAGTGACAGCAAGGCGAAGTCTTGGGTTTCCTTCTTGGTCTCCACCACCTTCTTTGGCAGCTACGGAAATTTCTTTGGCAATCCTTGTAAAGATGGCGCCTCTTTTCGCGTCAATGGCCCCTTTTTTTCTTCGAATCGTCGCCCATTTCGAGTGTCCTGACATTGTTTTCTCCCAAGGCTAGGATTTTGGATTCAAAAGATTTTTCAACAGATTTAAGTCGCCCTAGTTTCTTGACTCAGAGAGAAAATTCCAAAGTACTGTAAAAAAACATCTATAAGGCATACCATGATCGACTTTTCCATCACCGATGAACAAAAAGCCCTCCGCGATTTAGCAAGAGATTTCGCCAAAAATGAAATGATTCCCAAGGCGGAGCACCACGACCACACTGGTGAGTATCCGAAAGAAATTTTAAAGAAAGCTTTCGACGTAGGCCTTATGAATATGCATATCCCAGCGGAATACGGTGGTGCTGGCCTCGGTGTTTTGGACGAACTCATCGCCTCAGAAGAATTATTTTACGGATGTTCTGGTATGGCAACTGCCATCCTTGCAAACAACCTTGCATTAGCGCCTGTTTTACTTGGTGCTGATGATTATGTTATGAAAAAATTCATCCAACCAATGACTGAAAATTTTACATTGGCAGCTTATGCAGTAACGGAACCTGGTGCTGGTTCCGATGTGGCTGGAATCCGAACCACAGCAAAACGAGTTGGTGATGAATACATTGTGAATGGATCCAAAATGTGGATCACTAACGCAGGTCATGCGGACTGGTTTTTTGTTTTAGCAAAAACAGATCCAAATGCGGGTCACAAAGGTATGACAGGATTCATCGTAGATGCCAAATCTCCAGGAATCATCATCGGTAAAAAAGAAAAAAATATGGGACAACGTTGTTCCGACACTCGTGGTGTTACTTTTGAAGACGTAAAAGTTCCCAAAGAAAACATGATCGGAAAAGAGGGTGAGGGGTTCAAAATTGCCATGGGTGCTTTTGATAAAACTCGCCCTGCTGTGGCGATTGGTGCTGTGGGTGTGGCTCGTGCTGCCCTTGACCATTCCATTCGTTATGCAAACACTCGTAATGCGTTCGGAAAACCAATATCTGTGAACCAAGGTGTGAGTTTTATCATTGCTGAAATGGCCCGTGATATCGAAGCCGGAAGACTTCTTTGCTGGCAATCAGCTTGGCTTATCGATAATGGATTTAGAAACACATACCAAGCATCCATTGCAAAAGTATTTTGTGCAGATATGGCAATGCGTGTCACAACAGATGCAGTGCAAATCTTTGGTGGCTACGGATTCAACGAAGAATACCCTGTAGAAAAATTAATGCGTGATGCAAAAATCTTCCAAATCTACGAAGGAACTTCACAAATCCAACGTGTGATCATTTCCAAATTTCTTAATGATGGTGTTGGGATCGAAACTCCTAACGCGTAAAGATTGGAATTAGGACAGGTGGATCCTTTGACAACTCCACTTGTCCTCTCCTAGTATGTTCCTGCTCATCGACAACTACGATTCATTCACCTATATTCTGTACCAATACCTGAACCAAATCACGCCGACAAAAGTCATACGTCACGATGAAGATATGCCGGTAGATTTGTATAAAAATTACAAAGCAGTGGTTTTATCACCTGGACCTGGACTTCCCAAAACTTCGGGCCAACTTTTTTCCCATTTACAATCTGTTTATCAATCTTTGCCCGTTCTAGGAATTTGTCTCGGTCATCAGGCCATTGCAGAGGTAGCCGGTGCGAGGCTCGAACAGACGAAAGACATATTCCATGGACGGCCCTCTGAGATCCAACATGATGGGAAAGGTCTCTTTAAAAACATTCCCAATGGTTTTTTAGCCAACCGGTACCATTCTTGGGCCGTATCGAAAGTTTCTTTGCCTCCCGAATTGGAAGTGACAGCCGAAACCAAAGATGGAGTCATTATGGGAATTCGTCACAGAAAATGGAATAAGGTCTTTGGGGTTCAGTTCCATCCAGAATCCATCCTCACCGAACATGGGGAAACCTTACTCCGTAACTTCTATGAGGAAGTTATCACATGAAATATTTTTTACGACTTTTGTCCTATTCAGTGCATTACAGGCAACGTTTTGTTTTGGGACTTGTATTTGCACTTTTGACAGCAGTTTTAAATGGAATTTCTCTTACAGCATTAATTCCCCTCTTTGATTCGTTAGGTGGAGATAAAAACAATCGTTTCCATTTAGATTTAACACTGCCTGAAAAAACAATTCTAGTTCAGGAAGTACTACTCGGTGAAGATAGTTTGGACGGACTGGAAAGACTCAAACGTCTGATCATTTCTGCTAAACTACAAATCAACGAATTCACCGCGGATATGGAACCGAAAGAAGTGGTTTGGGCGGTTTGTATCGCAGTATTTCCACTTTATCTTTTAAAATTAGGAACATATCTTTTGTCTGTATTTTGTATTGCCACTGCTGGTTATAAAGCGGTCAGAGATATCCGCCAAGAGTTATTCCAAAAAGTTCAGAGATTACCTCTCACATATTTTTACAAAGAAAAAACGGGACTCATTATGAGCCGGGTCATCAACGATGCTGAGATTGTGGCGGCCGTCATATCGAGTAATCTTCGTGATGCGGTGATTAACTTCTTTTATGTTCTAACTCACTTAATGATTTTGATTTATTTGAATTCGGAATTATTAGTATTAGCTTGTCTTACCATTCCTGTGGTAATTTTACCTGTTACCTTATTCACTCGGAAAATTTCTTCTTCTACGGCTAGGTTCCAAGAAAAACTCGCAGACCTCAATAGCCATATCCAAGAATTCATTTCTGGAATTAAGGTCATCCGAACCTTTCGGCAAGAAAAACAAGACCTTAAAAAATTTGATCATATCAACTTTAGAGTGTATCGCAGAACTTTCAAAGGACAGTTCTATTTACAAATGGCTCCAAGTCTTGTGGAACTCACATCTTCCATTGTAGTACTTGGATACTTTGCTATGGGTGCCAAATTCATTTATTCAGGTAAGTTCACCCAAGGGGAATTTATGGCCTTCCTCCTTACCTTGTTATTTTTACTTCGCCCTCTCACACAACTTTCGCAAATGGTGGGAAAAATCACCCAGGCCAATTCGGCAGGGAAACGAATTTTTGAAATCATCGATCGTGATTCCGAAGTAGTGGAACATGGGGATGAAACAGTCCTCGAAAAAATAGAAACAGGAATTCAGTTTGATGACATTCACTTTTCTTATCCTGGAACCAACCAAGAAGTTTTAAAAGGAATCAACCTAGACATCAAACTGGGGGAAACTTATGCCTTTGTGGGAACCAGTGGTTCTGGTAAGTCCACAATGATGGATTTGATTCCTAGGTTCTTTGATCCTACTGCTGGTAAAATTCGTATCGATGGAATTGACATTCGTAACTATTCTCTCAAATCCCTTCGTAAAAAAATTGGAATTGTAACCCAGGAAATTTTCCTCTTCCACGGAACCATAGCAGATAACATTGCTTATGGGACTGGCGCTGCCACTCGTAAAGAAGTGGTTCGAGCCGCTCGTCTTGCCAATGCCCACGATTTCATCACCAATATGGAAAAAGGTTATGATACCGTCATTGGAGTGCGTGGACTCGATTTAAGCGGGGGCCAAAGGCAACGACTCGTGATTGCTCGTGCTTTGTTACGAAATGCTGAGATTATGATTTTGGATGAAGCAACGAGTGCCTTAGATGCGGAATCGGAAAGGTTAGTGAGTCGTGCTTTGGAACGCCTTTTTAAAAATAGAACTACCTTTATCATTGCCCATCGCCTATCCACAGTGCGTCGTGTAAAAAATATAGTTGTGATTGAAGAGGGTGAGATCAAAGAACAAGGGGATCACGATTCCCTTCTTTCCCAAAATGGAATTTATAAAAAATTATACGAAAGTCAATTTGCGGAAACGGAGATCCAAATATGAAAAGAGTTTTAATCGTAGATGATAATGATCGTTATGCGAATAATTTAAAATCATATTTTGACTCTAAAAACATTCCCTCTGACCGCGCTGTGGATGCTAAGGAAGGATTTGTCCTTTTTTCCAAAAATCCAAATTATGATATGATCATATCCGATGTGACAATGGAAACCCAAACCTCAGGGCTTTGGATGATGCGTGAAATTTACAAATCTGGTTACAAGGGTGTTCTTGTGATTGCTTCTACAGGATTTGATGTATTTGGTGTGATGCCTTTTTCTTCGTTGTTTTTACCTTGGTTTTGTGGGCTTCATTGGATGATTCCAAAAGTTCCACTCAAACAAGGAACGGTGGAATGGGTTCCCACCGCTCTCTCCAAAGGAAAAGTTAGTCCTTTTTAGGAACTTTAATCTCTTCGATTGGATTGAAGAGATTGTTGTGTTTTCCTTTTTTCAAATTAGAATACTTACCCGTGTTTCCATCGGTTCCTAATTTTTTCACTTCGATGATATCCAGTTTTGGATAAAAAACCCAACCAGTAACAAAAGCATCTCTCGCCCCGGGTAAGGTTGATTCCATTTTCACTTGGATGTATTTATCGGTAAGGATATCTTCGTCAATGCGAACGGCAAATTCCTTTTTGGTTTCAGAAAGGATGAGGCCAATCTCTTTGTTTTTAATATAAGATACTGGTCTTGAACGTTCATTTGGTTCAGCTCGGAGATAATCATCTTCAATGAGAATGATGGCATACTTTCCAAAAGCCTTACGACGAAGTAAGGATTCTCCAATTCGTTTGTTTAATTTTTCGTCAGTTTGGGATTCGTTCAATCGAATGAGAGCAAAAGTAGCGGAGAGAGATGGATTTTTGCTAATTTCATCAATGGTCATAAGAGCCATATTTGGTTCTTCGCTCACGAACTTTTCTAAAATGCGAAGGCTTTCCCGACTTCCGTGAATGGCGAGTGCTTCCAATGCTGCTTCTTTGATTTCCTGGTCACTTGACTTAAGAAATTTATCAAATATTTCCACATCCGCATCTAATCTATGATAGGCGAGTCCTCGTAATGCTCCAGAAACAATGACAACATATTCAGAGTTAAGTCCGGTTGTGAGAATCATTTCGCGTCCTGCAGGATCTCTTGTTTTCCCAAGTCCTTCATAACTAACAGCAATGACTTCCGGATCTTCTGCTTTAGTACCAGCGATAAAATATGACAGAGACCTTTTATCACCTAGATCGGAAAGAGCTTTGTATGCGGCAGGTCTTACTTGGTATCCATCTTTATCAATGGCATTTTGTAAACTGACACGGCCGGCTTTCAATCGACCTAGGGCAAGTGCTGCGGCAGAACGTACACGAGGAATGGGATGAGTGGCGAGGATTTTTTCTATGTTTTTAGGCTTCCGATAGTATTCCCATTGGAAAACTTGGACAAGGCCGCTACGAATTTGGTCAGTATACTCTCTGTCTTTTTTTTCTTCGTCAGAAAGTACTTCCTCTTCTTCTTTTTTTACTAATTCATTAACTTGTTCATTCGCTTTAGCTTTTCCTGTAACTTTTGTTTTGCGATTGAGCCGTTTGATAGAAATTTTTGAACCATTCTCTTCTTTTTTAGGTATTATTTTTGCAGGTTTTTTCTTTGTATCTTCTTCTGGAGCAATGATCGGATCTTCAACCGGTTTGGGATCGGCATCAGCAATATCTTTCCCTTGGTTATAGTTACTAGAATCAGCACGAATGTTTCGAATGGCATTTTGGATTCCAATGGCTTTTGGGCTATATTGTTTTAAGGAATCTAAAATATTACCCAATTCATAACTCACCCGACCGATGGCAGGTCCATCAAAATCATTAGGTGTGCTTTCTATTAAGTTCTGATTGGTTTGGAGTAAACTAGGGAGTTTGTTTACGATGGAAGGTAGGTCTTCTTCCAAATACGCAGCTGCTTGCATTTCTTGGTTCGCAGGTTCCCCCACGGTTTTTTTGCTATCGGCACGGAGGGCTACATTTTCGCCAAATTCCAATAGTGTAATGGCTTTATGTGCTTCTTGGATAAAATCATCATACTTACGGTTGTTTGTAACAGGAACTAATATATTTTTAGATTTGTTTGGATCTAAATCCGATCCTTGGTATTCTTTATACTTAGGTGAAACATCTGTTAATTGGTAAGGCTTCGAAGTGGAACAACCTATCAACAGAACAAGGACCACCCATAAACTGCTCTTCCAAATTATGTCTTGACCCTTTTGAAACATCTGATAGCCTACTTCCATACTTTGAATATCGGATACGTACTATAAGTAAAATTAGCGGCAATCTAGCTGGTCTCAAGCCAAACCAGTTAAAAAAGTTAAAATCTCTCTCCGAAAGGCGTCTTCGGGAGGATTCTATCATCTCCATGGAGCTAGCTAGGCTCGTTGGCGAGATTTCAGTGGAAATTCGCAGGCAGGTTGGCCTTCTCATTGAGAGGACAGGTTATGTCACCCATTTGATTGTTGGCAATGACAACTCCATAGAAATTCCCCATTTAGACAGGTATCGTGTGGCTCATTCTAGGCTCCGAGGCCTTCGACTCTTCCACACACACCTCAAAGAACACCCGTTAAACCAAGAAGATTTGATGGACCTTGTCCTCAACCGTTTTGATTCCATTACGGCTGCTTGTGTGGGTGCTGATGGAATTCCCAAATACTTTTTTTCTGCCTTTATCAATCCAGATCCCGATGCAAAGGAACCTTGGATTCTTACTCCCAAACAATACCCTGGTCAATTGAAGTATGGATACTCGGAACAAGTAGAGGCACTGGAATCCGAATTCACAAAAAAAACATCCATCCTCAAAGAATCTCAAAAAGAAAACAGAGCCTTCCTTGTGGGTGTGTATGATGTCAGGAAGATGAAACGTTCGCCAGAACATTCCATGGCGGAACTCAAAGAACTTTGTCGCACAGCAGGGATTCATGTCGTGGATACCTATGTCCAAAAAAGAGATCCCGATCCTAAAACTGTCGTAGGAAAAGGTAAATTACAAGAAATCATTTTAACATCAGTTCACAAAGACATTGAACATTTGATTTTTGATTTGGAACTCACACCTTCACAGGCAAAAAAAATCTCGGATGCCAGTGATTTAAAAATCATCGACCGCACCCAACTCATATTAGATATTTTTTCCAAAAATGCAAAATCTAGAGACGGAAAACTCCAAGTAGAACTAGCCCAACTCAAGTACTTAAAAAACCGCCTTTCGGAATTGGATGACAATATGAGTCGCCTAACGGGTGGTATCGGTGGTAGAGGGCCTGGAGAAACCAAGTTAGAAATTGGAAACAGACGTGTGGAAGAAAAAATCACTCGTTTGGAAAATGAACTGAAAGACCTCAAACGTCGTAGGGAATTAAACCGTAAGGCTCGGTCCAAAAACGAAATCCCTATCGTGGGAATTGTTGGTTATACAAATGCCGGGAAGTCAACACTCCTCAATGCCCTCACAAACTCTACCGTCATAGCAGAAGACAAATTATTTGCAACTCTAGATCCCACAACTCGCAGGATTCGATTCCCAGAAGAAAGAGAAATCATCATTTCTGACACTGTGGGTTTTATCCACGACTTACCGCCAGATTTATCCCAAGCATTTAAGGCCACTCTGGAAGAATTAGGGGATGCGGATTTATTACTCCATGTAGTAGACTCGACAAATCAA from Leptospira noumeaensis includes:
- a CDS encoding HEAT repeat domain-containing protein gives rise to the protein MFQKGQDIIWKSSLWVVLVLLIGCSTSKPYQLTDVSPKYKEYQGSDLDPNKSKNILVPVTNNRKYDDFIQEAHKAITLLEFGENVALRADSKKTVGEPANQEMQAAAYLEEDLPSIVNKLPSLLQTNQNLIESTPNDFDGPAIGRVSYELGNILDSLKQYSPKAIGIQNAIRNIRADSSNYNQGKDIADADPKPVEDPIIAPEEDTKKKPAKIIPKKEENGSKISIKRLNRKTKVTGKAKANEQVNELVKKEEEEVLSDEEKKDREYTDQIRSGLVQVFQWEYYRKPKNIEKILATHPIPRVRSAAALALGRLKAGRVSLQNAIDKDGYQVRPAAYKALSDLGDKRSLSYFIAGTKAEDPEVIAVSYEGLGKTRDPAGREMILTTGLNSEYVVIVSGALRGLAYHRLDADVEIFDKFLKSSDQEIKEAALEALAIHGSRESLRILEKFVSEEPNMALMTIDEISKNPSLSATFALIRLNESQTDEKLNKRIGESLLRRKAFGKYAIILIEDDYLRAEPNERSRPVSYIKNKEIGLILSETKKEFAVRIDEDILTDKYIQVKMESTLPGARDAFVTGWVFYPKLDIIEVKKLGTDGNTGKYSNLKKGKHNNLFNPIEEIKVPKKD
- the hflX gene encoding GTPase HflX; the encoded protein is MELARLVGEISVEIRRQVGLLIERTGYVTHLIVGNDNSIEIPHLDRYRVAHSRLRGLRLFHTHLKEHPLNQEDLMDLVLNRFDSITAACVGADGIPKYFFSAFINPDPDAKEPWILTPKQYPGQLKYGYSEQVEALESEFTKKTSILKESQKENRAFLVGVYDVRKMKRSPEHSMAELKELCRTAGIHVVDTYVQKRDPDPKTVVGKGKLQEIILTSVHKDIEHLIFDLELTPSQAKKISDASDLKIIDRTQLILDIFSKNAKSRDGKLQVELAQLKYLKNRLSELDDNMSRLTGGIGGRGPGETKLEIGNRRVEEKITRLENELKDLKRRRELNRKARSKNEIPIVGIVGYTNAGKSTLLNALTNSTVIAEDKLFATLDPTTRRIRFPEEREIIISDTVGFIHDLPPDLSQAFKATLEELGDADLLLHVVDSTNQNYAEQMEAVDTILNSLQLNEIPRMVVFNKADGLDEETRISFEKNDALLVSAVTREGLSHLLDLIEDELWKKKEQIPNLVSISNS